The following is a genomic window from Gallus gallus isolate bGalGal1 chromosome 14, bGalGal1.mat.broiler.GRCg7b, whole genome shotgun sequence.
AATATATTGCTTCACAACATggtaaataatttattctggCTGTTTTAGGATATTTGCAGGGACAGTGCTTGGGAATGTTTTTGATCAgtgcaaacacagaaatgaatcaGTTTGCTCTCTGTGTTCAGCAGGCAAAAGTTTCTTTGAGGGAGGGCAGCAAAGGGGCATAGGGGTATGCTAATCCAGCTGAAAATCCCGTGCAGAAAAGAGAGTAAATATGAGCTACTGAAACAGACTACTTCCAATTGCTGTCAAGTCCTTCAGAGTGACCTGTGGCTAAACACCCAAATGTTTATTGtctcagacagaaaaatgaaaacctacCCGGCCATTGGTTTCTTCGTCCTCTTCGTCATCAGCTATGGCTCTTCTGAAAACTCCAGCACGCCACGAGGGTGCGGACTGGACCTCCTCCCGCAGTATGTGTACCTCTGTGACCTGGATGCCATCTGGGGAATAGTTGTGGAGGCGGTTGCGGGAGCAGGTGTGCTGACAACGTTACTGCTGATGCTGATTTTGCTGGTGAGGCTGCCCTTCAtcaaggaaaaagagaagaagagccCCCTGGGAATGcacttcctctttctgtttggGACACTTGGACTGTTTGGACTGACGTTTGCTTTCATCATTCAGGAAGATGAAATGGTGTGTTCTACCCGAAGATTTCTGTGGGGAGTTAtctttgctttgtgcttctCGTGCTTGCTAGCTCAGGCTTGGAGACTTCGCAGACTAGTTCGGCATGGGAAGAGTCCGTCTGGCTGGCATCTGGCTGGTGTGGCCATCTGCCTGATGCTTGTTCAGGTCATCATTGCAACTGAGTGGTTAATACTGACAGTTGTCAGAGATAACAAGATGGCTTGCAGCTATGAACCAATGGATTTTGCTATGGCTTTGATTTATGTTATGTTCCTGATGGTATTTACCATGGGGTTTTCTCTTTTCACTCTCTGTGGAAAGtttaagaaatggaagaaaaatggagtATGCCTGATTATAAcgctgtttttttccattctgatttGGGTAGCCTGGATGACTATGTACCTCTTTGGTAATGCTGAACTAAAGAGAAGAGACAAATGGAGTGATCCCACTCTTGCTATTGCACTGGTGTCCAGTGGTTGggtgtttgttatttttcatgctATCCCAGAGGTCCACTGTACCATCCTTCCATCGCAGCAGGAAAACACTCCCAATTATTTTGACACTTCACAGCCAAGGATGCGCGAAACTGCTTTTGAGGAAGATATACAGCTTCCTCGGAGCtacatggaaaacaaagcctTTTCTATGGACGAACATAATGCAGGTAAGAATTTACTATTGAGAACTTTATTTCTGTAGTAGCAAAGAAAATCATCTCTGTGAGATATTTTTCAGGTGTTGAAAACAAGGCTTACTACAAAGGCCATATTTTATACCTTACATATAGCttgcttttaatgttttaattaggAAGCCACCTTAgtgggagaaaaacatgaaaaaatttaatacagaaaacagatgtttgCTTAAAATGTTGGGATTttgcattttggttttttttctttgataaatggaacaatttcaaatgtaaaaGGACAACaccaaaagcagaagaaaaacacagtgggAAAAATAACTTCTATTTTGAAACAGTACAACATTTTTTGTCCTTCTTAGTTAGTAACATTTTATACAAAATTTGttcctaagggaaaaaaaaaaaaagaagaaataaattgagTTCTCCATGCTACAAAGGCTCAGTCTCTTCagcaacagaataaaaattattaatCACACTACTATTAAAATAAGACTCAGTGCCCTAttgtgacactggaaaaaaagacgCAAGGTGGCATATAGACAAGTTCAAAGACAGTCTTTGTTCTGAAGACTTTAACGTGCAAACAGAATATGCACAGACAGGTTTCACAGTAATGGTTGCTTTCCTTGTCACAGCCATTCGTTGACACAGAACAATGTGTGATGACACATAATGAAAATTTGCAATGAAGATGTTGGAGCAATTACCAGAAGGGCCAGCAAACTGGTTGCTCAAGAGATCCAAAGCATTGCTGAAAGTTAAACACGTATCAGAAAATATCCAGGGATGCTTATGTGAGCAGTGATGGAAATCACCTGATGGTGTGGGATAGGGtaggctgtgctctgctgatgTCTCACGGTTGGAGAAAGGATTTGGATACTACTCAAACTGCTTTAGTATCCAAGCCAATGGTTGCCACACTGCTATGGCAGTCCCCAAAAGAAGGCTTTGGTTATATTGTCTGGGCACTTTACCTCTTTATTTGTCTTCAcatatctttattttccttgcGTCTTGATGTTTCCTCTGGATGTAGAGCAGgcatgaaggaaaagagcactCGTGTGTGACAGTGTTGGGTCAGGAAGCTATTTTCCCTCCATGCGTTTTAGCAGCAACTTCAAAGGTCTCCTCTTTGGATGGAAGCTTTAAAGAGAAAGGAGTTAAGGTCTTGTGAGGACATAACAAGGCAGTGGTAAAACAAAATGTGAACAAAAGAATAGCTGCTCATTACCAGCGTTCCAAAGGAACTTCACTGTAGACTATAAATGcacttctattttattttactgctctCGATCCCCCATTCAATTAATGTCATAGTAATGTAAgtgcagtgactgcagcagtTGTTTCTGACTAAGACagatctaagaaaaaaaataagatcttTCACCCTCCATTATTTTCATTCATGCTTACACTTAAAAAAGAACTGGACGTTCCATTTAGATCTAATTGGTCAGTTATCAGGTTTTTTAGTGACATGGGTAGATGTCTGACAGCTATAAAATCATTATAGTATCTATTAGAGTGTAACTTACGATGTTCTGTTTTAAtctgaatataaaataattccttATCTGATTCCCTAGTTAATATTTATCCTAATAAATGAATGTCATTTCTATCCTCATGGCATGCAGAGGAAAAGATTGGAttttaataaatcaaaacaGGTTCATTATTCCTTTGCAGTGGTTCTCTACATTGTGTATTGAACTACGACAACAGGGTTTGGAGACATAACTTACAGTACAGCATgaaatagaagtaaaaatacTCAAGTCACATATTATGGCATATTCTCTTCCattattcatttaattaaacTCAACTCAAGAATGTGTAATTAAGAGTTCAGAAATTAAGGGAAGAGTACTTTCTTCAATTATGCATACTGTTTC
Proteins encoded in this region:
- the GPRC5B gene encoding G-protein coupled receptor family C group 5 member B isoform X1, encoding MFIVSDRKMKTYPAIGFFVLFVISYGSSENSSTPRGCGLDLLPQYVYLCDLDAIWGIVVEAVAGAGVLTTLLLMLILLVRLPFIKEKEKKSPLGMHFLFLFGTLGLFGLTFAFIIQEDEMVCSTRRFLWGVIFALCFSCLLAQAWRLRRLVRHGKSPSGWHLAGVAICLMLVQVIIATEWLILTVVRDNKMACSYEPMDFAMALIYVMFLMVFTMGFSLFTLCGKFKKWKKNGVCLIITLFFSILIWVAWMTMYLFGNAELKRRDKWSDPTLAIALVSSGWVFVIFHAIPEVHCTILPSQQENTPNYFDTSQPRMRETAFEEDIQLPRSYMENKAFSMDEHNAALRTAGFRNGSLGSRPSAPFRSNVYQPTEMAVVLNGGTIPTAPPSYTGRHLW
- the GPRC5B gene encoding G-protein coupled receptor family C group 5 member B isoform X2; this translates as MKTYPAIGFFVLFVISYGSSENSSTPRGCGLDLLPQYVYLCDLDAIWGIVVEAVAGAGVLTTLLLMLILLVRLPFIKEKEKKSPLGMHFLFLFGTLGLFGLTFAFIIQEDEMVCSTRRFLWGVIFALCFSCLLAQAWRLRRLVRHGKSPSGWHLAGVAICLMLVQVIIATEWLILTVVRDNKMACSYEPMDFAMALIYVMFLMVFTMGFSLFTLCGKFKKWKKNGVCLIITLFFSILIWVAWMTMYLFGNAELKRRDKWSDPTLAIALVSSGWVFVIFHAIPEVHCTILPSQQENTPNYFDTSQPRMRETAFEEDIQLPRSYMENKAFSMDEHNAALRTAGFRNGSLGSRPSAPFRSNVYQPTEMAVVLNGGTIPTAPPSYTGRHLW